The genomic interval TCATGGTTGCAGCTCGGCCATGCCAACGCTTGTAGCAAAAAAACAATACGTTTGCAATAAAACAGAATGACGGATGTAgcaaatttgtataatggttgtagcattttttcatcatggttgCAGCTCGGCCATGCCAACGCTTGTAGCAAAAAAAACGActgcaacaaaacagaatgacGGATGTAGCAAATTTGTATAATGATTGTAGCATTTTTTTATCATGGTTGCAGCTCGGCGATGCCAATGCTTGTAACAAAATTTTCGTCAACACTTGTAGCTTTTTTTCAtgtcggttgaagctttttcgcaCACCACTTGTATCTTTTTTTCATGCCGGTTGAAGCAAAAAAAGATCGTCGTTTgtagcgccgccgccccctgtagAAGCCCGTCGTGGAAAGCTTGGAGTAGTTGCGGTGGTGTGCTGCTGCAGCAAAGCTGGTGAGAGGCTTGCCGGCAACGTCGAAGCACGCGAGGTTGGCGTCGGCAGATGCGAAGAAGaaagggaggaagaagacaagagGAGAGGATAAGGGTGGGCCTACATGGTGAACGCTGGGCCGCAGGATCACCACTTCATCAAATGCATCGGACACGTTCACGCAAACGGTTCGTCCGGCGCGCCGTGGGCAAATATTTCCCTTTTTCAAATACGTGGACAGTTTTGATACATACAAGAATACATTTTACATTGTATGTTAAAAATATTCTGAATACCTTTTGAAATTTCAAGAGCGCTTCTTCTAAATTTAATGACCATCATTTAGAAtgcatgttttaaaaaaaatgtaaACACTTCTTAAAAATTATCATGAATATACTTTGAAAAGCTCAATCTTTTTGTTTGGAAATGTGTGAAAAGGTTAAATATCGTGAACATTTATCAGGTGTCCTTCCTAAATCATTATGAGACATATTGTTCTAAGAAATCACCTCTTGTCTTTTTTTAAATAAGAGAAGACAAAGGTTTTCTAAAATTGtctctcctccacctcatcatgTATCTTATATGACATTCTTAAAATAACATCATTGTATATGCGAAAAAACAGGACTCTCAGCTCGTGGGACGATCAAATTCCTATGCCACGTCACCGATCCGCGCCCTGTCTCTCCCGGATCAACATCTTAGCCGTCCAATCACCTATGGATCCAACGGCAGACTCCACCCTCTTCCCTTGTTAAATCCCCTTTCCATTCCTCCCCACTCTCACCACCAGCagccgccgcagccgccgctcCTCGTCCATCTCCATCTCAGTCAGCTCCAAGGGAGGAAGCCGTCAACCATGTCCGGTCGCGGCAAGGGAGGGAAGGGGCTGGGCAAGGGCGGCGCCAAGCGCCACCGGAAGGTGCTCCGGGACAACATCCAGGGCATCACCAAGCCGGCCATCCGGCGGCTTGCACGGCGTGGCGGCGTGAAGCGTATCTCGGGGCTCATCTACGAGGAGACCCGCGGCGTGCTCAAGATCTTCCTCGAGAACGTCATCCGCGACGCCGTCACCTACACCGAGCACGCCCGCCGCAAAACCGTCACCGCTATGGACGTCGTCTACGCCCTCAAGCGCCAGGGCCGCACCCTCTACGGCTTCGGCGGCTGACCTGCACCCGCCGCTGCTCCACCGAGTCGACCCTGGtagctgctgctgctgttccGGTGCTATGGTTTCGTTTCTGAATTCCGTATGCATGCGTTGCTGTTCCGTCGGTCTGTGTAGTTAGCGGGAAGGCGATGGATCTGAATGTAATGGAATTGTTGGTTCTTGCAAGAAATGAATCTGAATGCAATGGAATTTGTACTGCATCTCATGATACGACTGTACCTCCTGGCTTGTTTCTGTACATTCTAGTAAAATTTCTCAGCAAGAACCTCGATGATGAATCTTTCAGTAATTTTCGTTTTGATTTTTTCACTGAATGGGATGCAAAATTCCCGCCTCAAAAAATTCATACAACGCGGGGTTCGAATGTTCAAAGTCAAAAGGTGTCGGGGATTCCAGCCTGCCTTCGTACTATTTCTTGTTTTTGTTAATGCAGTGTACTCTGACTCTGACCAACTCCCCTGTACATTGTGCTTGTTTGAACATACTGTCTGAAATGAAGATCACTGCTGCTACCCAACCACAGGCCAATTTCTGCCTGCTCAACTTCATGAGAAGATGTGTGTCACTGTCTATCTGAAGAGGAGTTGCAGCCTGTGTTTAGATCCTAGTTCCTCTCTAtcaaaataattgtagttggagagaactagactagttcttcccaactataattatttagacaAAGCACTTTTTAGCGCCTCCACCTCAGTTAACTTAGGCGACGGGGCAACAGCCTCCTTCTGGCATTGCTCCTGGATCCGGGACTTTGAAGACAGCATACCCACAAATTTTCAAACACTCCAGAAGAAAGAATAGGTCAGTAAAAAAGGCGTTAGAGAACAACACCTGGATAGCGGATCTTGCACACGGAGATACAACACACATCTGGCGCGATGTGATTAGCTTGCACAGGTGGCTGCAAGCTATGCATGTGCAACTGCTCGAACACACTCCAGACACCATCAAATGGAGACATGAAGCATCAGGGGTTTACTCGGCAAGCTCAGCATATCAAGCCCAATTCCTAGGCAATACAAGATCAGAAATTAGGAAGACCATATGGGATGCTTGGGCACCGCCTCGCCTAAAAATCTTCGCTTGGTTGGTAgttaagaacaggatgtggtgcaaCGACAGATTACAAAGAAGAGGATGGCCAAATGGGTACTCCTGTCAGTTATGTCTCAGAAGCCTAGAATCAGCGACACACCTGTTCTGGGAATGCCCAATGGCAATAACAACATGGACGCAGGCGGGGTCTCGCACCGGATGTGCCTCGCTGAGCCCAAACATATGGAGCAGCAACACCACGCCACAAGAAATTCTCTCACATATGATAACCAAGTCAAGACCGGAGCATAAAAAAGGGGTGAGGACAATGACCATCCTGATTCTCTCAGAAATTTGGAAAGAAAGAAATGACTGCACATTCCGAAACAAAACAGCGCGGCTTGCAAACATAACCACCTCCATCACACGGTCCGTCGAGCTATGGAGGCAGGCAGGGGCAGTTTTCTTAGAGCACCCATTTGGGGATCCACCGTGAGGAGTTTCTTTTCTAGCCTAGGGGGCTGGACTTGGTCCATGTTttccatattttatttttatccttgatcCCAGGATCATCCATCATACAATGTATTTCTCGCCTTGCTACCTGCTTCGCAATATATGCCAGCCATCAACTGGGTTTAAAAAaaaaactataattatttaggaacggaggaagtagatgTTATCTCTCATGCCTTGATGATTCTGTTCTGTAATACTTGTTGTATACTACTTTTTGACGTCTGAATGCTTTACttcatatctgatcatgatctTCACAATTAAAATGGAGCCGGGAGTGATCCTCCTGATAGCCTCAATTATTATTTATGCAGAAAGGTTATCTGAATTTAAGTGTTTTTTTCACCATTCATACTAATCTGTGTTCTAAAACTTTTAGTTCAGCCAAATGGTTGTAGAACTGTCCATTGTTCTGCAGAATTTTAGTTCACTCAAATGGTTATAGAATTGCAGAATGCTCAACATAAAAGCTGACAAAATTGTACTGACGTGAGAAGAAAAAATATATCTTACGATCATCTTGTGCTAGTACTTTGTCAGCTGCCATTTTGCTATCGGGACATGTTTTTCTCCTGTTTTCTACTCTTTGATGATGAGTGACCAAAGCTTCCATGAGTTGTCTAACATTTGAAATTCAATCATTTCATGAATTATCTTAACAAATGAACATTTTCACTTCCTCGCCAACAAAAAAAAAAGACGATATAGAATTGACCCACACAATGATAGGTTGAACTAAATGAAACTAAATTGTTTTGGATATAGCTCTACCACTTAAGAAATAAAGCATCTCGATTAATTGTAgtaaataaaaaacagaaaaataaggcAAACAATTTGGTTATTATGATTCCAACAGGAATACATAAAACATAGACAAGAAAAAATGGTGTTATGAGTTTGCATTTTTTATAACACAGTACAATCAAAGTCACCCGCATACAGGAGGATACACTCATTCCTATGAACACACGCGCACACCCTACTTCAATGAGCACCTCCGAAAGACCGAGCCGACACAGCATTTGGAGATTGGTGTAGTCGTCACATACATCTTCGTAGTCAACAAGAACGTCTCCTTTCAATGAATGCACATCGCAGAAAGCCGTGCCATGAATCTAAGATAATACGAGCACCAATGTCATGTTTTTTTGCGGGTGAAACTTTGTATTACTCAAGTGGAAATACCACAgtctgcattacaaagttcaataATCTCTGATAAACCAGAGTTGAGCCAAACTACCGTTCTACACCTCATTCTAGCATACTTTGCCAGAAAATCACTAACATTATTTTGACTCCGTTGAACATAACTAAAAGTAGTGCTACGTATGTTCTTCAGAAGCTTGATTTCTGTCACCAACATGGACATGATTGATCTGTCAATTGAGTCGCTCACGATCATGTTCGAAGCCTCCCGTGAGTCCATCTCTACCTGAATAGGTAGGTTTGTCCTCTGAATAGCCAGCGAAAGACCCTCCATACATGCACTTAATTCAGCTCCCAAAGCATTTCTGCAGGAAAAGAGCTCCCTGCATGATGTGTAAATGATCTGACCCGTACTGTCACGAAGAACCATACTTGCACCAGCTCGCCCATCGGTTGTCCAAGAGCCATCGATGTTGAGCTTAGCCCAGCCCTCCATAGGCAAAACCCACTTAATGTTTGGAGTAGGAGGTAGAACCAATCGCGATCTAGGTAACTATTCATAAGCAACCACTTGCTTCCCCTTCTGCAGTTCCTCCTGTGAATAATTTAGTGATAGCAGTGAATCCAAGTATCCCATTAGGAAACGTTTAGATTCCTCCATCGGAGGGTGTTCTTTGTAGTGAGTAACCTCATTCCGATTATGCCACACCCTCCATAAGGTCATCAGTAGCATGCCTCTCTCTAACACAGAAAGAGGGTGAAGTGTATCCAACAACCATTTAGTGCCTGAATTCTTCAAATCCGCACGCTTAGGCAGACGCCAAACTGAATCCATACAATCCCAAAGCTGCACTGCTGGTGGGCACTTGCAGAGAGCATGGAAGGTATCTTCCTCTCCCCTCTCGCAGATTGGGCATAATCCACTCGTTTCTAGGGTGCATTTGAATTTGTTCGCCAAGTTGGAAGGGAATTCACCGCAACGTGCCATGCAAAGTTTTTGACCGTAGGAGGCACAAAACTTCCCCAAATAAGCTTCCAACATGCACGACGACCATCTCGAGCAGCACTAGACGATTCCTCCGTTATTCTATATGTTTCCTCGAAGGCAAACTCATAAGCTGATTTCACCGAGAAGACTCCAGATTTCGCCGGTCCCCATGCCAGCACATCCTCCCCTAGCCTAGGAGATGCTCGGATTTCCTAATCTCCTGAACGTCACAAGACAGAAATATTTCTTGGAGCAGATTGTAATTCCACGCACCATTATGTTGGAGCAGCTTAGACACATATTGAATTCTGCAAGTAACGGTATGGGCCTGTAAGAGAAAGGTCTAGGGATCCAAGGATCCCTCCAGATTCTTATATTGTTCCCATTCCCTACTCTCCATATAAGCCCTTTCTTGAGAAGATCTAGGCCATGGCTGATTGCAGTCCAAGTTGAAGAGGCATTTCCTGAGAAGACCGTATCCTCCAGTTTACCATTGGGATAGTATTTGTTGTTAAGCAATCTTACACACAGGTTATCAGGTCAAGTCAATAATCTCCACGCCTGCCTAGCCAGAAGCGCCTGATTAAAGAGGCGATAGTCCCTGAATCCAGCACCACCTTTGCACTTCGGACGTTGCAACTTCTGCCAAGATTTCCAGTGAGTTTTGCGATGCCCCTTGGTTGATACCCAATAAAAGTTTCTGACCATCCCAATGAGATCATCACAGACCGAAAAGGGTAGCTTGAAAACATCCATGATGAAAACTGGTAGTGCCTCTACAACCGACTTAATGAGCACTTCCCTGCCAGGTTGGGCTAGATGCCCATCGCCCCATTGAACTAGCCTCTTCATAAGCTGAGCTTGAAGATTTTGAAACCGAACTTTCGTCATTCTTCCTTTAGAGGTTCGCAGCCCTAAGTACTTCTCTTCAAACCCTATGACAGAAATATTCAGAACATCCCGAACGTCCTCCTGTGCAGTGACTCGACAAGCTTCTCCAAACATAATTGAACATTTCTCATAATTAAGGACTTGACCAGTAGCATTTGCATAAAGATCAAGACAATCCTTAACTTGTTCAGCTTGAGCTCTTGAGGCCTCAAAGAAAAGGAGTGTATCATTTGCAAACAAAAGATGGGAGATGCCGAGGGCGCGTCAACACATCTTTACAGGTAACAGAGATCCCATGTCCACACGTTGTCGAAGGAGTGTAGAGAGTCCATCAGCGACAAACAGAAGCAAGAAGGGGGAGAGTGGATCACCTTGCCGCAGACCACACGACGGTGCAAATGAATCCAAGAGGGTCCCATTAAATATTACCGAATATCTCACCGATGTGACACAAGCCATAATTGAGTCAATCCATCGATGATCAAAACCAGCTTTTGCATCACTTGCGTCAAGAAGCTCCAATCCACCCGACCATAAGCTTTTGAAAGATCAAGTTTATAAGCACATAAGCTTTTTGTTGGATCTTTTTCTTGCTTAATATAATGAATGCACTCGAAGGCAATTAGTGCATTATCAGTTATCAACCTGCCAGAAACGAAGGCACTTTGCTCTGGTGAAACAATGTCATCCAACAGAGGCCTTAGTGTGTCCACCAAACACTTAGACACCACCTTGTAGGTCACATTACATAAGCTGATGGGTCTGAATTGGGAGAGTCTTGTGGGGTTAGAAACTTTAGGGATTAAGACAATAGAAGTTTCATTCACCCCTTCTGGCATCACACCTGATCTGAAAAACTCCTTTATAGCCTTGATGATGTTTTCCTTCAATACATACCAATTACGTTGGAAAATCCTCGCTGGGAACCCACCCGGCCCATGTTCCTTCAACGGTTCTATCTGAAAAATAGCATCCGAGATCTCCTTCTCAGAAAATTATGCACAGAGTTTTTCATTATCTGCATCAGTGATCACTGTGTGCAACAAGTCCACAACTATAGCCGCATTTAGGCTTGGGTCAGCTGTGAAGATATTTTAAAAATATGAAGTAGCCATGTTACCCATAatatcttcacctttgaagatagTACCATTGATGTCATGTAGCTCTctaatttttatttttccttgctCTCCAAACTGACTTGCTATGAAAAACTTTATATTTCTATCTCCTTCCTTGAGACACATTATCCTCGAGCGTTGAAGCCAAAGCATTTCCTCTTTATGAAGCAATTCATTAAGCTTGTATGACACTTTCTGTATCTCCTATCTTTCAGCATTCATCCTCATCAATTCCTCTAGTTGACTACGTGACTTACTTATCTCCCTGGTGGCATTTCCAAACCTTATGTTGCTCCATGTTTTTAGAGCAGTCATGGTGGAGCAAGTCCAGTCCATCGCGTCCAAATCCATCCGTCCAAAACGGAAAGAAACCAACGTCTGAACTTGCTCGTACctgcacaaaacagaaagaaacgaACGCGAGAAGGCCAAGAACGGAAAGCGCTAAATCCACTTAATCAAATCAACTAATcaacatcacttcatccttctgaATATGTGCTAACTCGCTTGTTGTTACTTTCCCTTTTTCTGCTGATGAAGCGAGACTAAAGGAGAGGCGAGGGACAGTTCGATCAGGCCAAGTTTTAGGTCTGTGAGTTCTTCAGTTCCAATTCTACAAATAGTTTGATGCCAACCGTTGGATGTTTATCCCTTTAGTCTTGTTTTTCCAACATTTATACTCTTTTATATTAATTGGTTTAGACATCTTATGTTTCAAGATCCAAGTTATGTCTTCTAAAATTCTACATAGAAAATATGAATCTGGTTACTAGAAATATAAGATCTTTTTAGAAAAAATAGAGGATTTAGTTCAACATCATAAAggagttatagataacttgaatatatagtagttttatttttctgaaaaagtAGAGGCCTCGTTTTAGCGTTTGACACAGGACAACGAATTTTGCCGGCCCGGTCCTGTGTGTGGGGGAAGTAAAGAAAAGTTTTTTTTACCTAGCTAGGGTTTTGGTAAGATTTGATTGTGTACTGGTAGGGGAATGCAAGATTTCTTTTGATTTAGTTAATGTTTTGATAAGATTTAAACTTTTGGGTATGGGTAAGAGAACCAAAGGGAAGTTTTAATATGATTTGATTTGATTGATTGAGTTAATGCAACATGTGAGCAGGTGGTCGAGCGGAGGGAGGGGTGGACGTACCAACGTACAATCCCAACTTCTTTTGTTTAGCGCAATCCCAACTCCATTTTAGTGGCAAGAGATAATTGGTGACTATTTTCAAAGAATTGTAGGACCCGTTAGTAATATTAATAGGGTGCTACTTTAATCAAGAATCTTTTTCACAAAAAACATCAAACACCTGGTTTGGATGGCGTTTGGTGTGTAGTAGGCCCTCAACGAGAGCTGCTATGGTATGGAAGGAGGTGTTCACTTCCTAAGACTAACTAGCGAACATCACGGGCCTGGTCCATGAGCAAAAGCAGCTTCTCGAAGCACCCTCTT from Hordeum vulgare subsp. vulgare unplaced genomic scaffold, MorexV3_pseudomolecules_assembly, whole genome shotgun sequence carries:
- the LOC123418617 gene encoding histone H4, which encodes MSGRGKGGKGLGKGGAKRHRKVLRDNIQGITKPAIRRLARRGGVKRISGLIYEETRGVLKIFLENVIRDAVTYTEHARRKTVTAMDVVYALKRQGRTLYGFGG